One window of Chloroflexus aggregans DSM 9485 genomic DNA carries:
- a CDS encoding type II toxin-antitoxin system prevent-host-death family antitoxin: protein MGRSINIDLQGGVVPISQAAASLAALIRRAKESGQPVVITQKGYPSAVLLNIELFEQLRSLALQTEQARQREA from the coding sequence ATGGGACGTTCAATTAATATCGACTTGCAGGGAGGTGTAGTACCAATCTCACAAGCTGCGGCTAGTTTAGCGGCGTTAATCCGACGGGCGAAAGAGAGCGGTCAGCCGGTTGTGATCACGCAAAAGGGGTATCCATCAGCAGTGTTGCTGAACATCGAGCTGTTCGAGCAACTCCGTAGCTTAGCCCTACAAACTGAGCAAGCCCGTCAAAGGGAAGCATAA
- a CDS encoding thiamine pyrophosphate-dependent dehydrogenase E1 component subunit alpha gives MNAIDDALLQQAHYWMRLTRALDDRGTFLHKQSKIVGGYFSQIGHEALSVAAAMSLGPRDIIAPMHRDLGAYLVRGLTPRRILAQWLGRETGVTRGRDANLHGMGDLSLGIIGFISHLPASTGVITGVAHGIKLKGEPRVAMCFFGDGSASQGLAHEAMNWASVFKLPMVIICENNRYAYSTPLSRQMAIEHIAQRAAGYNMPGVIVDGNDFVAVYQAATEAVERARAGGGPTFIECKTMRMRGHAIHDNMAYVPKDLLAAWEARDPIARIEAELRARGLLDDAKLAALLTKIEAELDEAQAFAEASPYPDPATLTDGVYA, from the coding sequence ATGAACGCGATCGATGATGCCTTGTTGCAACAAGCACACTACTGGATGCGGTTGACCCGCGCACTTGACGACCGCGGCACCTTTCTTCACAAGCAAAGCAAAATTGTTGGCGGCTATTTTTCGCAGATCGGTCACGAAGCGTTAAGCGTGGCCGCCGCCATGAGCCTTGGGCCGCGTGATATTATCGCACCGATGCATCGCGATCTCGGTGCGTATCTCGTCCGTGGCCTGACTCCGCGCCGGATTTTGGCCCAGTGGCTGGGCCGTGAAACCGGGGTAACGCGCGGGCGTGACGCAAATCTGCACGGGATGGGTGATCTTAGTCTGGGTATTATCGGCTTTATTAGCCATTTGCCCGCTTCAACCGGCGTGATTACCGGCGTGGCCCACGGGATCAAACTCAAAGGCGAACCACGAGTAGCGATGTGTTTCTTCGGTGATGGCAGTGCTTCGCAGGGCTTGGCGCACGAGGCAATGAACTGGGCGAGTGTGTTTAAGTTGCCGATGGTTATCATCTGTGAAAATAACCGGTACGCCTATTCGACCCCTCTCAGTCGCCAGATGGCCATCGAGCATATTGCCCAACGTGCAGCCGGCTACAACATGCCGGGCGTTATTGTTGATGGCAACGATTTTGTGGCTGTTTATCAAGCAGCTACCGAAGCAGTCGAACGGGCACGGGCCGGCGGTGGTCCGACCTTTATCGAGTGTAAAACGATGCGAATGCGCGGCCATGCTATCCACGATAATATGGCGTATGTGCCGAAAGATCTACTGGCCGCATGGGAAGCACGTGATCCGATTGCACGGATCGAAGCCGAGTTGCGTGCGCGTGGCCTGCTCGATGATGCGAAACTGGCAGCGCTACTGACCAAAATCGAGGCCGAACTCGATGAGGCACAGGCGTTCGCCGAGGCTTCGCCCTACCCCGACCCGGCAACACTCACCGATGGCGTCTATGCATAA
- a CDS encoding adenylate kinase family protein — translation MTVGKTILLIGPPGAGKTTIANLLAQETGIAVIATGQLLRTEIRAQSPIGRQIAALLEQGQLVPDAVMAELMRARLQTILPSQSCLLDGYPRSIAQAQMLDTMLAELRRQVNVVIVLDLSETAIMHRLGGRRVCRSPDGRDVTLHIDDTEQVAQCLAKGGVLSQRDDDRPEVIRARLRLYEQETTPVLDFYRHRGLVHHINADQSPEMVVAAINQVLQDHYI, via the coding sequence ATGACAGTTGGAAAAACGATCCTACTGATCGGCCCACCCGGTGCAGGCAAAACAACCATCGCTAACCTGCTTGCCCAAGAGACCGGGATAGCCGTTATTGCCACCGGTCAGCTTCTCCGCACCGAGATTCGCGCACAAAGCCCTATCGGTCGGCAAATTGCAGCATTGCTCGAACAAGGCCAGCTAGTGCCTGACGCGGTGATGGCCGAGCTGATGCGTGCCCGGTTACAGACAATTCTGCCATCACAATCGTGTCTGCTCGACGGCTACCCACGCAGTATTGCCCAAGCACAGATGCTCGACACGATGCTGGCCGAACTAAGACGGCAGGTCAATGTCGTCATTGTGCTTGATCTCAGCGAGACGGCGATTATGCATCGCCTCGGTGGACGCCGAGTTTGCCGTAGCCCCGATGGCCGCGATGTGACGCTGCACATCGACGACACCGAACAGGTAGCACAATGCCTGGCAAAAGGAGGCGTCCTTAGTCAACGTGACGATGATCGCCCCGAAGTCATCCGCGCTCGCCTCCGTCTCTACGAACAAGAAACAACGCCGGTACTCGATTTTTACAGGCACCGTGGTTTAGTCCACCATATTAACGCCGATCAATCACCGGAAATGGTCGTCGCTGCGATCAACCAGGTGCTGCAAGACCATTACATCTGA
- a CDS encoding alpha-ketoacid dehydrogenase subunit beta, with amino-acid sequence MTWDQGLHKTTTTITDEQGTRELTYLEAIRAALRYEMQRDLRVLIMGEDIGVYGGAFKVTQGLIEEFGEDQVIDTPMTELAMIYAAIGMSFEGFLPVVEMQFADFISTGFDAIVQFAATNHFRWRQPVPITIRAPGGGGLRAGPFHSQSNEAWFVHTPGLKVVAPATPADAYGLLLSAIRDPNPVIYYETKYLYRSLKGPVPEGESLVPIGQAALRRSGEELSIIAYGAMVQEALQAAIILEREGHSVEVLDLRTLKPLDEAAILATVQKTGKVLIVHEANRTCGVGGEVAAIIAERAFEYLDGPITRLAAPDTPVPYSPPLEDAYRPNAAKILAAARELLAY; translated from the coding sequence ATGACGTGGGATCAAGGTTTGCATAAGACGACAACAACGATCACCGATGAGCAGGGGACGCGCGAACTGACCTATCTGGAAGCGATCCGAGCGGCGTTGCGGTACGAGATGCAGCGCGACCTGCGGGTGCTGATTATGGGGGAAGACATTGGCGTCTACGGTGGCGCATTTAAGGTGACGCAAGGGTTGATCGAGGAGTTTGGCGAAGATCAGGTGATCGATACTCCGATGACCGAGCTGGCAATGATCTACGCTGCCATCGGTATGTCGTTTGAAGGTTTCTTGCCGGTAGTCGAGATGCAGTTCGCCGATTTCATCTCAACCGGATTTGACGCCATCGTCCAGTTTGCGGCTACTAACCATTTTCGCTGGCGGCAGCCTGTGCCGATTACGATCCGTGCGCCCGGTGGTGGTGGCTTGCGTGCCGGTCCGTTTCACTCGCAGTCGAATGAAGCATGGTTTGTGCATACTCCCGGCTTGAAGGTCGTGGCGCCGGCTACGCCTGCCGATGCCTACGGTCTATTGCTGAGCGCTATCCGTGATCCCAACCCGGTGATTTACTACGAGACCAAATATCTCTATCGGTCGCTGAAGGGACCGGTGCCGGAAGGAGAGAGCCTGGTGCCGATCGGTCAAGCGGCATTGCGGCGTAGTGGTGAAGAGTTGAGTATCATCGCGTATGGCGCGATGGTGCAGGAGGCGTTGCAAGCGGCGATCATCCTGGAGCGTGAGGGTCATAGTGTTGAAGTGCTCGATCTGCGCACCCTCAAACCACTCGATGAAGCGGCAATTCTGGCAACAGTACAGAAGACCGGCAAGGTGCTGATCGTCCATGAAGCGAACCGCACCTGTGGCGTAGGCGGTGAAGTGGCGGCGATTATTGCCGAGCGTGCCTTTGAGTATCTCGACGGGCCGATTACTCGCCTTGCGGCACCCGATACCCCGGTTCCTTATAGCCCACCCCTCGAAGACGCATACCGACCAAATGCTGCAAAAATCCTCGCCGCAGCACGAGAATTGTTGGCATACTAA
- the mutS gene encoding DNA mismatch repair protein MutS, which yields MAAIELHAWYRQYRKLKEEAADAILLFRFGDFYETFDDDAKLIAELLDVTLTRKEYAVDKRAPKDQQKLYAPMAGMPYHAVDRYVSELVARGYRVAIAEQLSETEAMRNDTRPRSVYAAGLTPLESSGKMVQRAIVRIITPGTVIDPAMLPDRTNNYLAAVLVEQGKVGLAYADLSTGEFAAAEFVDARALTQLQAELARLRPAEVLVPDDEALRLPNLAPVQARLSQDLAPLTKEEREVLLPHERVARRLDAPGAASWTQGHVTEWPTWRWELATAASALCEQLAVATLAVCGLEDRPLATRAAGALIQYAQTTQRQRVNQLRYLRVYQTGAYMLLDPQTRRNLELLESSGRQGAKASLIGVLDRTCTAMGARLLRRWIAQPLIVLEPLQVRQHAVARLVAETMTRLELREALAELPDMERALNRIAQGIAVATPRDMVQLRAALRKLPGIAQAIAPLLPDLLAPEMDGEPLLTFDPCSDVLDLLERALDDDPPALLGSSNYLRAAEEGGERPRRVIRPGFDQRLDALIKASRHAQEFIDRLETKERERTGIRSLKVGYNQVFGYYIEISRAVDPKLIPSHYERKQTLVNAERYVTEELKYYEGLLSDARLKLVDLERDIFQRLCDDIQQHLDRLRITVAAVARLDALAALAEVAVRGRYVQPTLRTDRVLRIKQGRHPVVERTLGEPFIGNDVDLDGDNVQILIITGPNMAGKSTFLRQVALITLMAQIGSFVPADEAEIGLVDRIFTRIGAQDDIATGQSTFMVEMTETAALLMQSTPRSLIILDEVGRGTSTYDGMAIARAVVEYIHNEPRLGCRTLFATHYHELTALDTELPRVRNFHMAAVERDGRVVFLHELRPGGADRSYGIHVAELAGIPASVIRRANDLLAELEGHTARPTDRHAKPRSDGERALPSAPSTVGSMQLSLFDLVPHPVVEYLRRLRIEELTPLEALNRLAELQRLAREG from the coding sequence ATGGCTGCGATTGAATTGCATGCGTGGTATCGCCAGTATCGCAAACTAAAAGAAGAGGCTGCCGATGCGATTTTGCTCTTTCGCTTCGGTGATTTCTACGAGACGTTTGATGATGATGCAAAGTTGATTGCAGAGTTACTTGACGTAACTTTAACACGTAAAGAATACGCCGTTGATAAGCGGGCACCGAAGGATCAGCAGAAGTTGTATGCGCCGATGGCGGGAATGCCTTACCACGCCGTCGATCGCTATGTGAGCGAATTAGTTGCCCGTGGCTATCGGGTGGCAATTGCCGAGCAGTTGAGCGAGACGGAGGCAATGCGCAATGATACGCGGCCTCGTTCGGTCTACGCTGCCGGTTTGACCCCGCTCGAAAGCAGCGGCAAGATGGTACAGCGGGCCATTGTACGGATTATCACGCCGGGTACCGTGATCGATCCGGCGATGTTGCCCGATCGCACGAACAACTATTTGGCAGCAGTGCTGGTTGAACAAGGGAAGGTAGGGTTGGCGTATGCCGACCTTTCAACCGGTGAATTTGCCGCTGCCGAGTTTGTTGATGCACGTGCATTGACCCAGTTGCAAGCCGAGTTGGCGCGTCTTCGTCCCGCTGAAGTGCTCGTCCCTGACGATGAGGCGCTCCGTTTGCCAAACCTGGCCCCGGTACAGGCACGTTTGAGCCAAGACCTGGCCCCGCTCACCAAGGAGGAGCGTGAGGTATTGTTGCCCCACGAGCGGGTGGCCCGTCGTCTTGATGCCCCTGGTGCTGCCAGTTGGACGCAAGGTCACGTGACCGAGTGGCCGACGTGGCGCTGGGAGTTGGCGACGGCTGCCTCCGCGTTGTGTGAGCAGTTGGCAGTTGCGACGTTGGCGGTGTGTGGTCTTGAAGACCGCCCGTTGGCGACACGCGCTGCCGGTGCATTGATTCAATACGCCCAGACCACGCAACGCCAGCGGGTCAACCAGTTGCGGTATCTGCGGGTGTACCAGACCGGTGCATATATGCTGCTCGATCCGCAGACGCGGCGCAATCTTGAATTGCTGGAAAGTAGTGGGCGGCAAGGGGCAAAAGCTTCGTTGATCGGCGTGCTCGACCGCACGTGTACGGCAATGGGGGCGCGTTTGCTGCGGCGTTGGATTGCCCAACCGCTGATCGTTTTAGAACCATTGCAAGTGCGTCAGCATGCTGTAGCACGCCTGGTCGCCGAGACGATGACTCGGCTTGAGCTTCGTGAGGCGCTGGCCGAGTTGCCCGATATGGAGCGGGCGCTCAATCGGATCGCACAAGGTATTGCAGTGGCAACGCCGCGTGATATGGTTCAGTTACGGGCCGCGTTGCGCAAACTACCCGGCATCGCGCAAGCTATCGCACCGTTGTTACCCGACTTGCTCGCCCCTGAAATGGACGGCGAGCCGCTGCTCACGTTTGACCCGTGCAGTGATGTGCTCGATCTGCTAGAACGGGCACTCGACGATGATCCACCGGCGTTGCTCGGTTCGTCGAACTATCTACGGGCTGCCGAAGAGGGTGGCGAGCGACCGCGCCGTGTGATCCGCCCCGGTTTCGATCAGCGTCTCGATGCGTTGATTAAGGCTAGTCGCCATGCCCAAGAATTCATCGACCGTCTCGAAACGAAAGAACGTGAGCGTACCGGGATTCGTTCGCTCAAAGTGGGTTACAATCAAGTGTTTGGTTACTATATCGAAATATCGCGTGCCGTTGATCCGAAACTGATCCCATCACATTACGAACGCAAGCAAACGCTGGTGAATGCTGAGCGTTATGTGACTGAAGAGCTGAAGTACTACGAAGGGTTGCTCAGCGATGCACGGTTAAAGCTGGTTGATCTTGAACGAGACATCTTTCAACGGTTGTGCGATGACATTCAGCAACACCTCGACCGGCTGCGGATAACGGTGGCCGCAGTGGCCCGCCTCGATGCGTTAGCCGCCCTGGCCGAGGTGGCAGTGCGTGGCCGTTATGTCCAACCGACCTTGCGAACCGATCGGGTATTGCGGATCAAGCAGGGCCGTCATCCGGTTGTTGAGCGGACGCTGGGTGAGCCGTTCATCGGCAACGATGTCGATCTTGATGGTGATAATGTCCAGATTTTGATCATTACCGGCCCGAATATGGCCGGTAAAAGCACTTTCTTGCGCCAGGTGGCCTTGATTACCCTGATGGCGCAGATCGGCTCGTTTGTCCCCGCCGATGAAGCCGAAATTGGCTTGGTGGATCGCATTTTTACCCGGATCGGTGCTCAAGACGACATCGCTACCGGTCAGAGCACCTTTATGGTTGAGATGACCGAAACTGCTGCATTGCTTATGCAGAGTACACCCCGTTCGCTGATCATTCTCGATGAGGTGGGGCGTGGGACGAGTACGTATGACGGTATGGCAATTGCCCGGGCCGTAGTTGAGTACATCCATAACGAACCTCGGTTGGGGTGTCGGACGTTGTTTGCGACCCACTATCACGAGTTGACGGCACTTGATACCGAACTACCTCGTGTACGCAACTTTCATATGGCGGCTGTCGAGCGTGACGGCCGAGTCGTCTTTTTGCATGAGCTGCGTCCCGGTGGTGCCGATCGCTCGTATGGTATACACGTCGCCGAGCTGGCCGGTATTCCGGCGAGTGTGATCAGGCGGGCCAATGATTTGCTGGCCGAACTCGAGGGTCACACGGCACGACCGACGGATCGGCACGCCAAACCACGTTCGGATGGGGAGCGCGCATTGCCATCGGCACCCTCAACCGTAGGTAGTATGCAGTTATCGCTATTTGATCTCGTACCGCACCCGGTAGTGGAGTATCTCCGCCGGCTGCGGATTGAGGAACTTACCCCGTTGGAAGCGTTGAACCGGCTGGCCGAGTTACAACGGCTAGCTCGCGAAGGATAG
- a CDS encoding SPFH domain-containing protein, which produces MTSLLTVITVATMTFVGAFIVVPIFFGLLRLFGIYTIVQEGTCHVYTLFGSVVGVLREPGLEILPLHLGINAFLIGLFGRRYVIDMRLDQRYLRSQPVNSEEGAPMGIGVWYEMAVTDPVAFLFKNADPQGSLAANVSNAVVRTLSNMPLAQMLENRHAMSQAVRAEVSPKAAEWGYRLGSVYIRKVHFRDINMIRQIEAKVVNRLRQVTSAILQDGANRVNIITSTAERQAAIEFARAKAVRPQILGQALARIGTDPEVRDALFTILELQNLAESNARVTLVPSQTDHRMVPALMAAQDERH; this is translated from the coding sequence ATGACCTCTCTCTTGACCGTGATCACGGTTGCCACGATGACCTTCGTCGGTGCATTTATTGTAGTGCCCATTTTCTTCGGTCTGCTGCGCTTATTCGGTATCTACACGATTGTGCAAGAGGGTACATGCCACGTGTATACCCTCTTTGGGAGTGTGGTTGGGGTATTGCGTGAGCCGGGGCTGGAGATCTTACCACTCCATTTAGGGATAAACGCTTTCCTGATCGGCCTGTTTGGTCGCCGTTATGTCATCGATATGCGGCTTGATCAGCGTTATCTGCGCAGCCAACCGGTTAATTCCGAAGAAGGTGCGCCGATGGGTATCGGTGTGTGGTACGAGATGGCAGTAACCGATCCGGTGGCCTTCTTGTTCAAAAACGCCGATCCGCAAGGTTCGTTAGCGGCGAACGTTAGTAACGCTGTGGTGCGAACCTTAAGCAATATGCCGTTGGCGCAAATGTTGGAAAACCGGCATGCGATGAGCCAGGCGGTGCGTGCTGAGGTATCGCCGAAAGCGGCAGAGTGGGGGTATCGGTTGGGGTCGGTGTATATTCGGAAAGTTCACTTCCGCGATATTAACATGATCCGGCAGATCGAGGCGAAGGTCGTGAACCGGCTGCGCCAGGTAACGTCGGCGATTTTGCAAGACGGTGCTAACCGGGTGAATATTATCACGAGTACTGCCGAGCGGCAGGCGGCTATCGAATTTGCCCGTGCAAAAGCGGTCCGTCCCCAGATTTTGGGGCAAGCACTGGCCCGAATCGGTACCGATCCTGAAGTGCGCGACGCGCTGTTTACTATTCTCGAGTTACAAAACTTAGCCGAGAGTAATGCACGGGTGACGCTTGTGCCATCCCAAACCGATCATCGGATGGTGCCGGCCTTGATGGCAGCGCAAGACGAACGACACTAG
- a CDS encoding 3-hydroxybutyrate dehydrogenase, whose product MSERVALITGAASGIGLACAERFAADGYRVVLVDLPGSAGEAVAERLGGIFVGVDLATQAGCRQAVDAALSAYGRVDALINNAGFQHIDPIEDFPEDRWETMIAVMLTAPFRLTKYVWPSMKANGRGRIVNIGSVHSLRASPFKSAYISAKHGLLGLTRTTALEGGPYGITVNLIAPAYVRTPLVEKQIADQARTRGIPEDQVIEKVMLEPAAIKRLIEPSEVAGLAAFLCSDAAGAITGSVYEIALGWTAR is encoded by the coding sequence ATGAGCGAGCGTGTTGCCCTAATTACCGGTGCAGCCAGCGGTATCGGCTTGGCCTGCGCCGAACGATTTGCCGCCGACGGCTACCGGGTGGTGCTGGTCGATCTCCCCGGCTCTGCCGGTGAAGCGGTTGCCGAACGGCTCGGCGGCATCTTTGTTGGCGTTGATTTAGCAACGCAGGCCGGTTGCCGGCAAGCAGTTGATGCCGCGCTCAGTGCCTATGGCCGCGTCGATGCCTTGATCAACAATGCCGGCTTTCAACACATTGACCCCATCGAGGACTTTCCTGAAGATCGTTGGGAAACGATGATCGCGGTGATGCTGACTGCACCATTTCGTTTGACCAAGTATGTCTGGCCGAGCATGAAAGCCAACGGTCGTGGTCGGATTGTCAATATCGGATCGGTGCATAGTCTACGGGCATCGCCGTTTAAGAGTGCCTATATCTCGGCCAAACACGGCTTGCTTGGGCTTACCCGCACTACCGCTCTCGAAGGAGGTCCTTACGGAATTACCGTCAATCTGATCGCACCGGCCTATGTGCGCACACCGTTGGTTGAAAAGCAAATCGCCGATCAGGCCCGTACTCGTGGTATTCCTGAAGATCAGGTCATCGAGAAGGTGATGCTCGAACCGGCAGCGATCAAGCGCCTCATTGAACCATCGGAAGTGGCCGGCTTAGCAGCTTTTCTCTGCTCCGACGCTGCCGGTGCCATTACCGGCTCGGTGTACGAAATTGCTTTAGGTTGGACGGCACGGTAG
- a CDS encoding Hsp20/alpha crystallin family protein encodes MTNITRWDPFREMTQLLDDTFFTGFTGVLPRNGSLVPALDLSETADAYHIEMAVPGMTADQLNITFENNVLTISGEITQSNDRKDRQYHVTERRYGRFSRSIRLPNQIHPDRIEAKLENGVLTVTVPKAEEIKPRKIAVNVAH; translated from the coding sequence ATGACGAACATCACCCGCTGGGATCCCTTCCGCGAGATGACGCAACTGCTCGACGATACCTTCTTCACCGGCTTCACCGGTGTGCTGCCCCGCAACGGCAGCTTGGTGCCGGCGCTTGACCTGAGCGAGACCGCCGATGCCTATCATATTGAAATGGCGGTGCCCGGCATGACGGCCGATCAACTCAACATCACCTTCGAGAACAACGTGCTGACGATCAGTGGTGAAATTACACAGAGCAACGATCGCAAGGATCGCCAATATCACGTGACCGAGCGCCGCTATGGCCGCTTCAGCCGCAGCATTCGCTTGCCCAACCAGATCCATCCGGATCGGATTGAGGCCAAGCTGGAGAATGGTGTGCTAACGGTGACGGTACCGAAGGCGGAAGAGATCAAGCCGCGCAAGATTGCGGTGAACGTCGCTCACTAG
- a CDS encoding bifunctional riboflavin kinase/FAD synthetase: MQIARDLVPGLANRATVLTIGRFDGVHLGHQQLIRTTVERARALDMLSAVLTWEPNPRAVLQPGQPLQLLTDLDEKIEQIRRLEPDLLIIAPFTNEIRQLSAAEYMARICAAVPVREIWVGEDFAMGRGREGDIPRLMEIGRELGFAVGALSKYMMAGIPVSSSRIRELVLAGNVAGAGALLGRPFALRGLVTRGDGRGRQIGFPTANLQVNPDVVVPAHGVYACRTYLATGEVVPTVTNIGVRPTFDGTRQVVEAHLIDWQGDLYDQHLRIELLMRLRNERKFSGIDELVAQIRHDVAEARVVLGVPTTS; encoded by the coding sequence TTGCAGATCGCCCGTGATCTTGTTCCCGGACTGGCCAACCGGGCGACGGTTTTGACCATTGGCCGTTTCGATGGCGTTCATCTCGGTCATCAACAACTGATCCGCACCACGGTCGAACGGGCACGTGCCTTAGATATGCTCAGTGCAGTGCTGACGTGGGAGCCGAATCCTCGGGCTGTGTTACAGCCCGGTCAACCATTACAGTTATTGACAGATCTCGATGAGAAGATCGAGCAAATTCGACGACTCGAGCCGGATTTGCTGATTATTGCACCGTTTACGAACGAGATACGCCAACTAAGTGCCGCTGAATATATGGCACGGATCTGCGCTGCGGTACCGGTGCGTGAGATTTGGGTTGGTGAGGATTTCGCGATGGGACGGGGACGCGAAGGCGATATTCCGCGACTAATGGAGATCGGGCGCGAGCTGGGATTTGCCGTCGGTGCCCTGAGCAAGTATATGATGGCCGGGATTCCGGTTAGCTCCTCACGTATCCGCGAACTGGTGCTGGCGGGAAACGTCGCCGGTGCCGGTGCGTTGTTGGGGCGGCCTTTCGCGCTGCGTGGCCTCGTTACTCGCGGTGATGGACGTGGTCGCCAGATCGGGTTTCCTACTGCGAATTTGCAGGTGAATCCAGATGTAGTAGTGCCGGCGCACGGCGTCTATGCCTGCCGTACCTATCTCGCAACCGGTGAGGTTGTGCCAACGGTGACAAATATCGGGGTACGTCCGACGTTCGATGGTACTCGCCAAGTGGTTGAGGCCCATCTCATCGATTGGCAAGGTGATCTGTATGATCAGCATTTGCGGATCGAGTTGTTGATGCGTCTCCGTAACGAGCGGAAGTTTAGTGGCATTGATGAATTGGTTGCCCAAATTCGCCATGATGTCGCCGAGGCACGTGTAGTATTAGGTGTCCCTACGACCTCGTAG
- a CDS encoding SPFH domain-containing protein, translating to MAVTLGVVIGLLGWFIVRYIAFSFYTVDQNERAVKTIFGRAERLPGPPTDDPFAEYLRPDERERYRYPQVRVIPPGGPYFKWPWERVYKVSVATQTINMALDLEDPTANQGGRVLEAVTKDQLNVGLKGQIRYRVSERHLYAYLFGVKNPVVHVMGYFISILRERIANFSAPATETGQLHAVAGEGSEMTGVSINDLRKNLRDLNELMDRECLSSAARYGIILDASLITEIDAPPEVESAMAAINTAHNQVSSDISLAQAAADQKIVQSKRAVEIETLKAQAEVEPLLALAEQLRALKASGRDALNAYLRNVRLGLYRQAERVILEVEQ from the coding sequence ATGGCCGTTACTCTTGGGGTTGTTATCGGATTGTTAGGGTGGTTTATTGTTCGCTATATCGCCTTCAGCTTTTACACCGTCGATCAGAACGAGCGCGCAGTGAAAACCATCTTCGGACGAGCTGAACGCCTGCCGGGTCCACCGACGGACGATCCATTCGCCGAGTATTTGCGCCCGGATGAGCGCGAACGTTATCGCTATCCGCAGGTGCGGGTCATTCCTCCCGGTGGTCCTTATTTTAAGTGGCCGTGGGAACGTGTGTACAAGGTGTCGGTCGCGACCCAGACCATCAACATGGCGCTCGATCTGGAAGACCCGACGGCTAATCAGGGTGGTCGTGTGTTGGAGGCGGTCACCAAAGACCAACTGAACGTCGGCTTGAAAGGCCAGATCCGCTATCGGGTATCGGAGCGCCACCTCTACGCCTATCTCTTTGGGGTGAAAAATCCGGTGGTTCACGTGATGGGATACTTCATCTCAATTTTGCGTGAGCGGATCGCCAACTTTTCGGCACCGGCCACCGAAACCGGTCAGTTACATGCAGTGGCAGGGGAAGGGAGCGAAATGACCGGTGTTTCGATCAACGATCTGCGCAAGAATCTGCGTGATCTCAACGAGCTAATGGATCGCGAGTGTCTGTCATCGGCGGCACGCTACGGAATTATTCTCGACGCTTCACTGATCACCGAAATCGATGCACCGCCGGAGGTGGAATCGGCAATGGCAGCGATCAATACAGCGCACAACCAGGTATCGTCGGATATCAGCCTTGCCCAAGCTGCGGCCGATCAGAAGATCGTGCAGTCGAAACGGGCGGTTGAGATCGAAACGCTGAAAGCGCAAGCCGAAGTTGAGCCGTTGCTAGCGCTGGCCGAGCAGTTACGAGCACTCAAGGCGAGTGGGCGTGATGCGCTCAATGCCTACCTACGTAACGTTCGTTTGGGTCTCTACCGGCAAGCTGAGCGTGTTATTCTGGAGGTGGAGCAATGA